Within the Pirellulales bacterium genome, the region CTTCGCCACGGGACAAGGCTGCTTGGCAGCCGCCTGGCGAATCCAGGGCGAGCTACCCGGACGCCCCCTGTCAGCATCGCCAAATAACGCTGGATCGCCCGGCAGCGCTGGCCGAGGGATTCTCGTCTCCCCAGTTGGGTGGACGACACCCGACAATTTCGCACGGCATGTCCGCGCAGCTTGCCGTGGCGTCGCGCGGCGCACGCGCTCATGCGGCCGAAATCTCGCCGCCTGAGCCCGTGCGATTGGGCGAATTACTGCCGGACCTGGTGGCCCGTTATGCCGTTCGTCTGGAAGCACCCTAGCCCTGCGGCAATGCGCGATGGCCGCGCTGCCGCTCGGCGCGACGATTGGTTGCCATTGGTCTGTACCCGACAATAATGCACACGTTCACGGAGGATATCACCATGCTGATCCTGTCTCGCAAGCCCGGCGATTCAATTCTGATCGACGGTGGAATCCGTCTGACCGTGCTCGAGGTCCGTGGCCGAACGATTCGCCTGGGCATTGAAGCGCCAAAGCACGTAGCCGTGCAGCGCGAGGAGCTCGTCGGTCCGGGGCATGGAGCGCGTGGCCAGGGGCAGGCCCTGTCCGGACATTGCGCGCAACCGTTGGCCGACCATACGGCCGCTGCGTTGCGGCGCTCGGCCTGAGACGGGTCCCGTCAGCCGGGCGGCCAGCTCAGGCTGCGGCCCCCCAGCAGATGCAGGTGCAAGTGATCGACCGACTGCCCTCCGTCGGGACCGCAATTGACGACCACGCGGTAGCCTCCCGATAGCCCGAGTTTTTGGGCCAATTGCGTGGCTGTGAACAACAGGTGCCCTGCCAGCGCGCGGTCGGCGTCGGTCAGATCGGCCAATGACGGAATTTCGCGTTTCGGGATCACCAGCACGTGGGTCGGCGCGCCCGGGTTGATGTCGTGAAACGCCAGGCAATGCTCGTCCTCGTGAACGATCTTGGCCG harbors:
- a CDS encoding carbon storage regulator, with protein sequence MLILSRKPGDSILIDGGIRLTVLEVRGRTIRLGIEAPKHVAVQREELVGPGHGARGQGQALSGHCAQPLADHTAAALRRSA
- a CDS encoding histidine triad nucleotide-binding protein, which codes for MSEKTVFKRIIDREIPAKIVHEDEHCLAFHDINPGAPTHVLVIPKREIPSLADLTDADRALAGHLLFTATQLAQKLGLSGGYRVVVNCGPDGGQSVDHLHLHLLGGRSLSWPPG